One genomic region from Microcystis panniformis FACHB-1757 encodes:
- a CDS encoding ParA family protein — protein MIISVVALKGGVGKTTTSIHLAAYFQEKAPTLLIDADKNRSALHWSREDTLPFMVASQAGATGLVKQYTHIIVDTQARPEPDELKDLAQGSDLLILPTTPNHLDIDVTIKAAELLSTMTDNYRVLLTQVDSRTKTGREARKALEEAKLPLFKREIPRLVAFERAAEKGVIVKDYPDPRSNFGWLCYQAVGKEIFALMT, from the coding sequence GGGAAAACCACCACATCGATTCATTTGGCCGCCTATTTTCAAGAAAAAGCGCCCACCCTATTGATTGATGCGGATAAAAATCGTTCGGCTCTCCATTGGTCCCGGGAAGATACCCTTCCTTTTATGGTAGCGTCCCAAGCTGGAGCGACGGGACTGGTGAAACAATACACTCATATTATCGTCGATACCCAGGCCCGGCCGGAGCCGGACGAGTTAAAAGATTTAGCTCAGGGCAGCGATTTATTAATCTTACCCACCACTCCCAATCATCTCGATATCGATGTCACCATTAAAGCGGCAGAATTGCTGTCCACGATGACCGATAATTATCGAGTTCTTTTAACCCAAGTGGATTCACGGACAAAAACAGGACGAGAAGCTCGGAAAGCTCTAGAAGAAGCAAAATTACCCCTATTTAAGCGAGAAATTCCCCGTTTAGTTGCTTTTGAACGAGCGGCCGAAAAGGGAGTCATCGTCAAAGATTATCCCGACCCCCGGTCGAATTTCGGTTGGCTTTGTTACCAAGCGGTCGGTAAAGAAATTTTTGCCCTAATGACATAA